In Macadamia integrifolia cultivar HAES 741 chromosome 5, SCU_Mint_v3, whole genome shotgun sequence, a single window of DNA contains:
- the LOC122079749 gene encoding SUPPRESSOR OF ABI3-5 isoform X1, translating to MAGTQEQESQELQRDDYSFVWDDESKLYYHASTGFYHDPDAGCYYNSRDGLYYKFEDGHYVPLEYDKGEESKADQCREMVPDEYIQGQMEYVNSSGPENPPPTSEWLEETLIDLYLTGYPNSRINTADDSAVPLESDGSGNNDTYEIEEGEWIPEDLQGATMSNERVSDEVASRDEENWRAQYGQVLKSREEDVLPFHAVDLWDWAMVKETIRKKKHQAARLVGRLVKPSMKLHPSLPSSGGILKTSTICEVHFDLVRVASGEVYRLRSPSARYLASLSTYDSCNPTKDWGFPELLVDNQGISLSNTNGTSETATPVVVPTGKDSCASPDQLSVLKYKIPEYRDRAAERRALHGGFGVGPGQKNSGVDDYDTESSHPVCSEEEGAAEALNNSFGAGSYARRIIESMGWKEGEGLGNTGKGLTEPLKAIGNKGCAGLGWDANRSNKF from the exons ATGGCGGGAACCCAAGAACAAGAATCCCAAGAGTTGCAGAGAGACGATTATTCTTTCGTATGGGACGACGAATCTAAGCTGTATTACCATGCCAG TACTGGATTTTATCACGATCCGGATGCTGGCTGTTACTACAATAGTAGAGATGGCCTGTACTACAAATTTGAGGATGGACATTATGTTCCATTGGAATATGACAAG GGTGAAGAATCTAAAGCTGACCAGTGTAGGGAAATGGTTCCTGATGAATATATTCAAG GCCAAATGGAGTACGTTAACAGCAGTGGGCCTGAGAATCCACCTCCAACTTCAGAATG GTTAGAGGAGACACTTATTGATCTGTATTTGACGGGTTATCCCAACTCAAGAATCAATACTGCAGATGATTCGGCAGTGCCTTTGGAATCTGATG GTTCAGGAAATAATGATACTTATGAAATAGAGGAAGGTGAATGGATCCCTGAAGACCTTCAAGGTGCAACCATGTCAAATGAAAGAGTCTCTGATGAAG TTGCTTCACGGGATGAAGAGAACTGGCGAGCTCAGTATGGTCAAGTTCTAAAATCCAGGGAAGAGGATGTACTGCCTTTCCATGCTGTCGATTTATGGGATTGGGCAATGGTTAAGGAGactataagaaagaagaaacatcAAGCGGCAAGGCTGGTTGGTAGGCTGGTAAAACCGTCCATGAAGCTTCATCCATCTTTGCCTTCTAGTGGTGGCATTCTGAAAACTTCTACAATATGTGAAGTACATTTTGATCTGGTACGAGTTGCATCAG GGGAAGTATATAGGTTGAGGAGCCCTAGCGCGAGATACTTAGCTTCGTTATCAACTTATGATTCTTGTAACCCAACGAAAGATTGGGGTTTCCCTGAGTTATTAGTTGATAACCAAGGTATCTCCCTATCTAATACCAATGGAACTTCTGAAACTGCAACCCCAGTTGTAGTTCCCACTGGCAAAGATTCATGTGCATCACCAGATCAACTCTCAGTATTGAAG tataagATCCCTGAATACAGGGATAGAGCTGCAGAGAGAAGAGCCTTACATGGCGGATTTGGAGTGGGTCCAGGCCAAAAGAATTCAGGAGTTGATGATTATGATACAGAGTCATCTCATCCTGTTTGTTCAGAAGAAGAAGGTGCTGCTGAAGCCTTGAACAACTCATTTGGAGCTGGTAGTTATGCCAGACGAATTATAGAAAGCATGGGCTGGAAGGAG GGTGAAGGTCTTGGAAATACCGGGAAGGGTCTTACAGAGCCATTGAAAGCAATTGGTAACAAAGGTTGTGCTGGCTTGGGATGGGATGCCAACAGATCgaacaaattttga
- the LOC122079749 gene encoding RNA-binding protein 5 isoform X2, which produces MAGTQEQESQELQRDDYSFVWDDESKLYYHASTGFYHDPDAGCYYNSRDGLYYKFEDGHYVPLEYDKGEESKADQCREMVPDEYIQGQMEYVNSSGPENPPPTSEWLEETLIDLYLTGYPNSRINTADDSAVPLESDGSGNNDTYEIEEGEWIPEDLQGATMSNERVSDEVASRDEENWRAQYGQVLKSREEDVLPFHAVDLWDWAMVKETIRKKKHQAARLVGRLVKPSMKLHPSLPSSGGILKTSTICEVHFDLYKIPEYRDRAAERRALHGGFGVGPGQKNSGVDDYDTESSHPVCSEEEGAAEALNNSFGAGSYARRIIESMGWKEGEGLGNTGKGLTEPLKAIGNKGCAGLGWDANRSNKF; this is translated from the exons ATGGCGGGAACCCAAGAACAAGAATCCCAAGAGTTGCAGAGAGACGATTATTCTTTCGTATGGGACGACGAATCTAAGCTGTATTACCATGCCAG TACTGGATTTTATCACGATCCGGATGCTGGCTGTTACTACAATAGTAGAGATGGCCTGTACTACAAATTTGAGGATGGACATTATGTTCCATTGGAATATGACAAG GGTGAAGAATCTAAAGCTGACCAGTGTAGGGAAATGGTTCCTGATGAATATATTCAAG GCCAAATGGAGTACGTTAACAGCAGTGGGCCTGAGAATCCACCTCCAACTTCAGAATG GTTAGAGGAGACACTTATTGATCTGTATTTGACGGGTTATCCCAACTCAAGAATCAATACTGCAGATGATTCGGCAGTGCCTTTGGAATCTGATG GTTCAGGAAATAATGATACTTATGAAATAGAGGAAGGTGAATGGATCCCTGAAGACCTTCAAGGTGCAACCATGTCAAATGAAAGAGTCTCTGATGAAG TTGCTTCACGGGATGAAGAGAACTGGCGAGCTCAGTATGGTCAAGTTCTAAAATCCAGGGAAGAGGATGTACTGCCTTTCCATGCTGTCGATTTATGGGATTGGGCAATGGTTAAGGAGactataagaaagaagaaacatcAAGCGGCAAGGCTGGTTGGTAGGCTGGTAAAACCGTCCATGAAGCTTCATCCATCTTTGCCTTCTAGTGGTGGCATTCTGAAAACTTCTACAATATGTGAAGTACATTTTGATCTG tataagATCCCTGAATACAGGGATAGAGCTGCAGAGAGAAGAGCCTTACATGGCGGATTTGGAGTGGGTCCAGGCCAAAAGAATTCAGGAGTTGATGATTATGATACAGAGTCATCTCATCCTGTTTGTTCAGAAGAAGAAGGTGCTGCTGAAGCCTTGAACAACTCATTTGGAGCTGGTAGTTATGCCAGACGAATTATAGAAAGCATGGGCTGGAAGGAG GGTGAAGGTCTTGGAAATACCGGGAAGGGTCTTACAGAGCCATTGAAAGCAATTGGTAACAAAGGTTGTGCTGGCTTGGGATGGGATGCCAACAGATCgaacaaattttga
- the LOC122078060 gene encoding FKBP12-interacting protein of 37 kDa-like, which yields IPVGTSPEPGLVVNYLHTLKASEELLKEQLEKAKKKEAAFIVTFAKREQEIAELKYAVRDLRAQLKPPSMQARRLLLDPAIHEEFARLKNLVEEKEKKVKELQDNVAAVNFTPQSKMGKMLMAKCRTLQEENEEIGMMASEGKIHELAMKLALQKAQNAELRSQFEGLYKQMEGLTNDMDKSNEMVLILQQKLEEKDSELQRMRDKHYQKELTVEDNVDSAGDVKMSNVNLD from the exons ATTCCAGTTGGAACATCTCCAG AACCTGGATTAGTGGTTAACTATCTCCATACATTGAAAGCCTCTGAAGAGTTGTTGAAGGAACAG CTTGAGAAGGCAAAGAAAAAGGAAGCTGCTTTCATTGTAACTTTTGCAAAACGTGAGCAGGAGATAGCGGAATTGAAG TATGCAGTTCGTGATCTGAGGGCACAGTTGAAGCCACCATCAATGCAG GCAAGGAGATTGTTGCTTGACCCAGCAATACATGAGGAGTTTGCACGTTTAAAG AATTTGGtggaggaaaaggagaagaaagtgaaagagTTGCAGGATAATGTTGCTGCTGTAAATTTTACGCCGCAAAGTAAGATGGGGAAGATGCTGATGGCCAAATGTAGAACCCTGCAGGAGGAGAATGAGGAGATTGGAATGATGGCTTCTGAAGGAAAG ATCCATGAGTTAGCAATGAAGCTTGCTTTGCAGAAAGCCCAAAATGCAGAACTCCGAAGCCAATTTGAAG GATTATATAAACAGATGGAAGGATTGACCAATGACATGGATAAATCCAATGAAATG GTGCTTATTTTACAACAAAAACTAGAAGAAAAGGATTCTGAACTTCAAAGAATGAGGGACAAACACTACCAGAAAGAACTGACAGTAGAAGATAACGTTGACTCTGCTGGCGATGTGAAAATGAGCAATGTCAATTTGGACTAA
- the LOC122079749 gene encoding uncharacterized protein LOC122079749 isoform X3: MEYVNSSGPENPPPTSEWLEETLIDLYLTGYPNSRINTADDSAVPLESDGSGNNDTYEIEEGEWIPEDLQGATMSNERVSDEVASRDEENWRAQYGQVLKSREEDVLPFHAVDLWDWAMVKETIRKKKHQAARLVGRLVKPSMKLHPSLPSSGGILKTSTICEVHFDLVRVASGEVYRLRSPSARYLASLSTYDSCNPTKDWGFPELLVDNQGISLSNTNGTSETATPVVVPTGKDSCASPDQLSVLKYKIPEYRDRAAERRALHGGFGVGPGQKNSGVDDYDTESSHPVCSEEEGAAEALNNSFGAGSYARRIIESMGWKEGEGLGNTGKGLTEPLKAIGNKGCAGLGWDANRSNKF; this comes from the exons ATGGAGTACGTTAACAGCAGTGGGCCTGAGAATCCACCTCCAACTTCAGAATG GTTAGAGGAGACACTTATTGATCTGTATTTGACGGGTTATCCCAACTCAAGAATCAATACTGCAGATGATTCGGCAGTGCCTTTGGAATCTGATG GTTCAGGAAATAATGATACTTATGAAATAGAGGAAGGTGAATGGATCCCTGAAGACCTTCAAGGTGCAACCATGTCAAATGAAAGAGTCTCTGATGAAG TTGCTTCACGGGATGAAGAGAACTGGCGAGCTCAGTATGGTCAAGTTCTAAAATCCAGGGAAGAGGATGTACTGCCTTTCCATGCTGTCGATTTATGGGATTGGGCAATGGTTAAGGAGactataagaaagaagaaacatcAAGCGGCAAGGCTGGTTGGTAGGCTGGTAAAACCGTCCATGAAGCTTCATCCATCTTTGCCTTCTAGTGGTGGCATTCTGAAAACTTCTACAATATGTGAAGTACATTTTGATCTGGTACGAGTTGCATCAG GGGAAGTATATAGGTTGAGGAGCCCTAGCGCGAGATACTTAGCTTCGTTATCAACTTATGATTCTTGTAACCCAACGAAAGATTGGGGTTTCCCTGAGTTATTAGTTGATAACCAAGGTATCTCCCTATCTAATACCAATGGAACTTCTGAAACTGCAACCCCAGTTGTAGTTCCCACTGGCAAAGATTCATGTGCATCACCAGATCAACTCTCAGTATTGAAG tataagATCCCTGAATACAGGGATAGAGCTGCAGAGAGAAGAGCCTTACATGGCGGATTTGGAGTGGGTCCAGGCCAAAAGAATTCAGGAGTTGATGATTATGATACAGAGTCATCTCATCCTGTTTGTTCAGAAGAAGAAGGTGCTGCTGAAGCCTTGAACAACTCATTTGGAGCTGGTAGTTATGCCAGACGAATTATAGAAAGCATGGGCTGGAAGGAG GGTGAAGGTCTTGGAAATACCGGGAAGGGTCTTACAGAGCCATTGAAAGCAATTGGTAACAAAGGTTGTGCTGGCTTGGGATGGGATGCCAACAGATCgaacaaattttga
- the LOC122079472 gene encoding velvet complex subunit B-like: MNSSHFMDKQVMGLSGSQNNDFFELLNHPEEHHGGSKKEDVLPSYDFMPIRPVVGASQSMNLEGSNVGGTRVWSSADSWANASNARNYVTLDPNESAKVSLEKEQGAYDVATVSEIDRTMKKHADNLLQVLEGVSARLSQLESRTRHLECSVDDLKVSAGNNHGSTDGKLRQLENILREVQTSVQVVRDKQEIAEAQMQLMKLQVSRVEQQPENQNVSVHTDPVQHAASAPQQFHQPLPPAAVLQQPTQPLPSLPPPNAPPPPPLGQQTLPPAQLPTQLPQNQIPSNQPREPYYPPPGQTPEAIHQQYQLPPTQQSQPPPQAPHQHYQPTPQLPQYSQPPQPPPQLPSMGPVHPPQLQAPLSHRTEEATYMPSQSYPPSIRQSPSMTQPPTGPPATQQFYGPPANAYEPPSSKPSSGFSQGYGQTSGPNYNDSYPYSGSPSHYGTSMLKPSQHSSFSAPSGGSNYPRLPTAQILPHALPTATSEGGSSSSGSTGNRVPIDDVVEKVSTMGFSREQVRATVRKLTENGQSVDLNVVLDKLMNGGGEIQPQKGWFGR; this comes from the exons ATGAATTCTTCTCACTTTATGGATAAGCAGGTCATGGGTCTGTCAGGATCACAAAATAACGATTTTTTCGAGCTTTTGAATCATCCGGAGGAACACCACGGTGGCTCTAAGAAAGAAGATGTTCTTCCCAGCTATGATTTCATGCCGATTCGCCCCGTCGTCGGTGCTTCGCAATCGATGAATCTGGAGGGCAGCAATGTTGGTGGAACTAGGGTTTGGAGCTCCGCAGATTCATGGGCCAACGCATCAAATGCCAga AATTATGTTACTTTAGACCCTAATGAATCTGCTAAAGTTTCCCTGGAGAAAGAGCAGGGTGCCTATGATGTAGCAACGGTATCTGAGATTGATCGAACAATGAAGAAGCATGCCGATAATTTGCTACAGGTGTTGGAAGGAGTTAGTGCAAGATTATCACAGTTGGAGAGCAGAACTCGCCACCTTGAGTGTTCTGTTGATGATTTGAAAGTATCAGCAGGAAATAACCATGGCAGCACCGATGGAAAATTGAGGCAGCTGGAGAATATTCTAAGAGAG GTGCAAACTAGTGTGCAAGTGGTAAGGGATAAGCAAGAAATAGCAGAGGCGCAGATGCAGCTAATGAAGCTGCAAGTATCCAGGGTAGAGCAGCAACCTGAAAACCAGAATGTCAGTGTGCACACAGATCCTGTGCAGCATGCAGCTTCTGCTCCTCAGCAGTTTCACCAGCCACTTCCGCCAGCTGCTGTTCTTCAACAACCAACTCAACCActtccttctctccctcctcctaATGCTCCACCACCGCCACCTCTTGGCCAGCAGACTCTGCCTCCAGCTCAGCTTCCTACTCAACTGCCCCAGAACCAGATCCCATCCAACCAACCACGAGAACCCTACTACCCACCCCCTGGTCAGACGCCTGAGGCCATACATCAGCAATATCAATTACCTCCAACTCAACAGTCGCAACCCCCACCTCAAGCGCCACATCAACACTATCAGCCAACTCCTCAGCTTCCACAATACTCTCAGCCACCTCAGCCTCCTCCACAGCTCCCATCCATGGGCCCTGTCCATCCTCCACAACTCCAAGCTCCTTTAAGCCACCGTACTGAAGAAGCCACCTACATGCCATCTCAGAGTTACCCTCCAAGCATCCGCCAATCACCATCAATGACTCAGCCACCCACTGGACCTCCTGCAACCCAACAATTTTATGGTCCTCCTGCCAATGCCTATGAACCTCCTTCGAGCAAACCCAGTTCAGGGTTTTCCCAAGGATATGGCCAAACTTCTGGGCCTAACTATAATGATTCCTACCCCTACAGTGGGTCACCTTCTCACTATGGAACTTCAATGCTGAAACCATCTCAACATTCTTCTTTTTCAGCCCCGAGTGGCGGAAGCAATTACCCACGTCTACCAACTGCACAGATATTACCACATGCATTGCCAACTGCCACCAGTGAAGGTGGTAGCTCAAGTTCTGGCAGTACTGGTAACAGAGTCCCAATTGATGACGTGGTTGAGAAGGTGTCAACAATGGGATTCTCAAGGGAACAGGTAAGGGCAACAGTGCGGAAACTGACGGAGAATGGACAGTCGGTTGACCTGAATGTGGTGCTGGATAAGCTGATGAATGGTGGGGGTGAAATACAGCCCCAGAAAGGTTGGTTCGGCAGGTGA